Proteins co-encoded in one Christiangramia fulva genomic window:
- a CDS encoding glycosyltransferase: protein MSPQCKTEEVNDTKKLKILFIVRNFPTISETFILNQIIYLINQGHYLRILAINYKKTPLQNQIEEYDLMNRVEFINMPPNLGKRFIKFLKLLRSHNFKKKITLLNLLNPFKYGKESLNLAAFYKGSWINRFQDDFDIAHAHFGFTSDIFFKAKEVGFFKKTKLITSFHGHDMVVSEIKKNRKRYKELFSSNSILTTNNLYAKSLLLKIEPGYEPIHLLPVSLDTNLFDGRCINDSRNVKIVFCGRLVFWKGPHLFVEIANFLINTKKIKNIEFEMIGEGKERSHIESLIREYNLQSYLKVRGSLKQNEIIKIFRRSQIFVSPGLTDKNKRAETQGLVIQEAQAMQMPVLVSTAGGMRFGILEQESGFVLPEGDIKGFCDKIDFLINNPTIREEMGAKGREYVVKNFDIIHLGKRLEGIYYEALKNDA, encoded by the coding sequence ATGTCTCCACAGTGCAAAACAGAAGAGGTCAATGATACCAAAAAATTAAAAATATTATTTATTGTTAGAAATTTTCCTACTATTTCTGAGACTTTCATTTTGAACCAAATAATTTATTTGATTAATCAAGGGCATTACTTAAGAATTCTTGCAATCAATTATAAAAAAACCCCACTCCAAAATCAAATAGAGGAATATGATTTGATGAATAGGGTAGAATTCATAAATATGCCACCAAATCTAGGGAAACGATTTATAAAATTTTTAAAGCTCCTAAGGAGTCATAATTTTAAGAAAAAAATAACCCTATTGAATCTTTTAAATCCATTTAAATATGGTAAAGAGTCTCTTAATCTAGCAGCTTTTTACAAGGGGTCGTGGATTAATCGATTCCAAGATGATTTTGATATTGCACATGCTCATTTTGGTTTCACAAGTGATATCTTTTTCAAGGCCAAAGAGGTGGGTTTCTTTAAAAAAACCAAATTAATAACAAGCTTTCATGGTCATGACATGGTGGTTTCCGAAATAAAAAAGAATAGGAAGAGATATAAAGAGTTATTTAGTAGTAACAGCATTCTTACCACGAATAATTTATATGCCAAGAGTTTACTTTTAAAAATCGAACCAGGTTATGAGCCTATTCATTTGTTGCCTGTTTCATTAGATACCAATCTATTTGATGGTCGTTGTATAAATGATTCTAGGAATGTGAAAATTGTTTTCTGTGGTAGATTGGTCTTTTGGAAAGGTCCACACTTATTTGTTGAAATAGCAAATTTTTTAATAAATACAAAAAAGATCAAGAATATTGAGTTTGAAATGATAGGAGAAGGAAAAGAAAGAAGCCATATTGAGAGTTTAATAAGAGAATATAATTTACAATCATATTTAAAAGTAAGAGGAAGCTTAAAACAGAATGAAATAATTAAAATTTTTAGGCGTAGTCAAATTTTTGTTTCTCCGGGACTAACAGATAAGAATAAAAGAGCAGAAACACAGGGGCTGGTCATTCAAGAAGCTCAGGCTATGCAGATGCCAGTATTGGTTAGCACAGCCGGAGGAATGAGATTTGGTATTTTAGAGCAGGAATCGGGTTTTGTACTTCCAGAAGGTGATATTAAAGGCTTTTGTGATAAAATAGATTTTTTGATTAACAATCCAACGATAAGGGAGGAGATGGGGGCAAAAGGAAGAGAGTATGTTGTCAAGAACTTTGACATAATCCATCTTGGCAAAAGATTGGAAGGAATTTATTATGAGGCTTTAAAAAATGATGCTTGA
- a CDS encoding MBOAT family O-acyltransferase, translating to MLFNSITFAVFLPVVFLLYWFVFNKNLKWQNLFVAIASYVFYGWWDWRFLSLILFSTLVDFSIGRALEKEEVPSKRKMLLWSSLIINLGLLGVFKYYNFFLGSLYDVIPGLKATLGFNTLQIILPVGISFYTFQTLSYTIDVYRKQLKPTRDFISFAAFVSFFPQLVAGPIERASNLLPQFSKKREFNYALAVDGLRQILWGLFKKIVIADNCAEYANMIFNHSGEYNGSTLFLGAVFFAFQIYGDFSGYSDIAIGTARLFGFNLMQNFAFPYFSRDIAEFWRRWHISLSTWFRDYLYIPLGGSRGGTAKKVRNTFIIFVVSGFWHGANWTFIIWGFLNALYFLPLLLSGKNRTHLGIVAENRTLPNLKEFFQIGLTFFLTVIAWIFFRAENLSHAFNYLKSMFSSSLFSFPSVFPRMIISLVLFFIIVEWNGRNNEYAIERLGFNRKRVFRWSFYFLISILIFLFDGKEQAFIYFQF from the coding sequence GTGTTATTTAACTCCATAACCTTTGCAGTTTTTCTTCCAGTAGTTTTTCTCCTCTACTGGTTTGTTTTCAATAAAAACCTTAAGTGGCAGAACCTTTTTGTAGCTATTGCAAGCTACGTTTTTTATGGCTGGTGGGACTGGAGATTTCTGTCTCTAATCTTGTTCAGTACCCTTGTTGATTTTTCCATCGGCAGAGCTTTAGAAAAGGAAGAAGTTCCAAGTAAAAGAAAAATGCTCTTATGGTCGAGTTTAATAATAAATCTTGGATTGTTAGGGGTGTTTAAATATTATAATTTCTTTCTGGGTTCATTATATGACGTTATTCCAGGACTTAAGGCGACATTAGGATTTAACACTTTGCAAATTATTTTACCGGTTGGAATAAGTTTTTACACTTTTCAGACTCTCAGTTATACCATTGATGTCTATAGAAAACAATTAAAGCCCACCCGGGATTTTATATCCTTTGCGGCTTTCGTTAGTTTCTTCCCGCAGTTAGTAGCTGGCCCTATTGAGCGCGCCTCGAATCTTTTACCCCAATTTTCTAAAAAGAGAGAGTTCAACTATGCTTTGGCTGTAGACGGACTAAGACAAATACTATGGGGGCTTTTTAAAAAGATAGTGATAGCAGATAATTGTGCAGAATATGCTAACATGATTTTTAACCATTCTGGAGAATACAATGGAAGTACCTTATTTCTGGGAGCCGTGTTTTTTGCTTTTCAAATCTATGGGGATTTCTCCGGATATTCTGATATCGCAATTGGAACCGCCAGATTATTCGGTTTTAACCTTATGCAAAACTTTGCCTTCCCTTATTTTTCACGAGATATAGCAGAATTTTGGAGAAGATGGCATATTTCTTTGTCAACCTGGTTCAGGGATTATTTATACATTCCTTTAGGTGGTAGTAGAGGAGGTACAGCTAAGAAGGTGCGAAATACCTTTATCATATTTGTTGTCAGTGGATTTTGGCATGGGGCGAACTGGACTTTTATTATTTGGGGGTTTTTAAATGCTCTTTATTTTCTTCCGTTGTTGTTATCTGGTAAGAATAGAACACATCTGGGTATTGTGGCAGAAAATCGAACCTTACCTAATCTAAAGGAGTTTTTTCAAATTGGGTTGACTTTTTTCTTAACAGTAATAGCCTGGATTTTCTTTCGAGCTGAAAACTTGTCACATGCCTTTAACTATCTAAAAAGTATGTTTTCGTCCTCTTTATTTTCTTTTCCCTCGGTATTTCCCCGTATGATTATTTCTTTGGTTCTATTCTTTATAATTGTGGAATGGAATGGGAGAAACAATGAATATGCCATAGAACGTTTAGGCTTTAATCGTAAAAGGGTTTTCAGATGGAGTTTTTATTTTCTTATTTCAATTTTGATATTTCTTTTTGATGGTAAGGAACAAGCCTTTATTTATTTTCAATTTTAG
- a CDS encoding GxxExxY protein — MGDNKLLFEEETYKIIGACMKVHRNLGAGFLESVYQEALEKEFNSQKINFQKQLKLKLMYDGQPMKKFFVADFVCFEKILIEIKAASFLIKDAEAQVINYLRSTELPLGLLVNFGQKSLVWKRFINTKSA; from the coding sequence ATGGGAGACAATAAATTACTTTTCGAGGAAGAAACCTACAAGATCATTGGTGCGTGCATGAAGGTGCATCGAAATCTTGGAGCGGGTTTTTTAGAATCAGTTTATCAGGAGGCTTTGGAAAAGGAATTTAATTCACAGAAAATTAATTTTCAGAAACAATTAAAATTGAAACTAATGTATGACGGACAGCCGATGAAGAAATTTTTTGTTGCTGATTTTGTGTGTTTTGAAAAGATCCTTATTGAAATAAAAGCTGCTTCATTTCTGATTAAAGATGCCGAAGCTCAGGTTATAAATTATTTAAGGTCCACTGAACTGCCCTTGGGTTTATTAGTGAACTTCGGACAAAAAAGCCTCGTTTGGAAAAGATTCATCAATACAAAATCGGCGTAA
- a CDS encoding sulfotransferase family protein, producing MRPDPIFLLGAHKSGTSLIRALFDGISRYAVLPIETHPFQILDYGIRYPYRKQNPKSLHFGEAQKKGLAWIRKSNINVDKYSDSLTIDMFDEDRFQKEIEKNQSCMNEKRFLEDYFSAVFISYKGNHSLRDTQRFVEKSVENMEFAADLKKIYPEAKFIHIIRNPYSNLVSLRKYKGKKKYPFLDKPIKALYESYYYLDRNERLIDNYEIIKYEDLISRPENTLRRMCENLNITFNSKMLVPTINNGNSWKGNSTTDMKFSGISDEKLYNWKKEICPLEIAFVNKLFPHVLDRFKYEKLDTKKKLRRNSYESLRTYCYNRIYLSRAVALF from the coding sequence ATGAGACCAGACCCTATTTTTTTATTGGGAGCTCACAAATCGGGAACTAGCTTAATTAGGGCTCTATTTGATGGGATTTCCAGATATGCCGTTCTTCCAATTGAAACTCATCCATTTCAAATTCTAGATTATGGTATAAGATATCCCTACAGGAAGCAAAATCCAAAATCTTTGCACTTTGGCGAGGCACAAAAAAAAGGACTTGCTTGGATCAGAAAAAGCAATATAAATGTTGACAAATATTCAGATAGCTTAACTATTGATATGTTTGATGAAGATCGGTTTCAAAAAGAAATCGAGAAGAATCAATCATGTATGAATGAAAAGAGATTTCTGGAAGATTATTTCTCAGCCGTTTTTATATCTTATAAGGGTAATCATTCCTTAAGGGATACTCAAAGGTTTGTTGAGAAATCTGTTGAAAATATGGAGTTTGCTGCAGATCTAAAAAAAATTTATCCTGAAGCCAAATTTATCCACATAATCCGTAATCCTTACTCTAATTTGGTATCACTAAGAAAATATAAAGGGAAGAAAAAGTATCCTTTTTTGGATAAACCTATTAAGGCCCTATATGAGTCTTATTATTATTTGGACCGGAATGAGAGACTTATTGATAATTATGAAATCATAAAATATGAAGATCTAATTAGCCGACCAGAAAATACTCTTAGGCGCATGTGTGAAAACTTGAATATAACCTTTAATTCAAAGATGCTAGTACCCACCATAAATAATGGTAATAGCTGGAAGGGTAATAGCACAACGGATATGAAATTTTCAGGAATATCAGATGAAAAATTATATAATTGGAAAAAGGAGATATGCCCACTAGAGATAGCATTTGTAAATAAATTGTTTCCACATGTTCTTGACCGCTTCAAGTATGAAAAATTAGATACTAAAAAGAAATTAAGAAGAAACAGTTATGAGAGCTTAAGAACTTATTGTTATAATAGGATCTATCTTTCTCGTGCAGTAGCCTTGTTTTAA
- the wecB gene encoding non-hydrolyzing UDP-N-acetylglucosamine 2-epimerase produces the protein MKVAVIFGTRPEAIKLAPIIKELEKNGFLDVTVISTGQHKEMLEPILEWFEISPDYDLELMKPNQTLSSLSALCIERLEVVLNKISPDLLITQGDTTTAFISSLVAFYNKIKVAHVEAGLRTYNNLSPWPEEVNRNLISKIADFHFAPTDNNKNNLLQENVTKEKVFVTGNTVIDALLFSAEKVTKENIYPEELEAFFTGGLKEKKLVLITGHRRENFGKGFIGISEAIRALANSNPNVYFIYPLHLNPNVQETVREYLSDLENVKLIKPLGYPEFISAMKRSTLILTDSGGVQEEGPGLGKPILVMRDNTERPEALKHGTVKLVGTNKSNIINAVQELLSNKEIYDKMANAVNPYGDGTAAKQIVSILQEKKNLV, from the coding sequence ATGAAAGTAGCAGTTATATTTGGTACAAGACCAGAGGCGATAAAGTTGGCGCCAATAATAAAGGAATTGGAGAAGAATGGGTTCTTAGATGTTACTGTTATTTCAACTGGTCAACATAAGGAAATGCTGGAGCCAATTCTTGAATGGTTTGAGATATCCCCGGATTATGATCTGGAATTAATGAAACCTAATCAAACTTTGTCTTCTCTTTCTGCCTTATGCATAGAAAGGCTTGAGGTTGTTCTTAATAAAATATCCCCAGATCTTTTAATTACTCAGGGAGACACAACAACAGCCTTCATCTCTTCGTTGGTCGCCTTCTATAATAAAATAAAGGTAGCTCATGTAGAAGCCGGATTGCGTACTTATAACAATCTTTCTCCATGGCCGGAGGAAGTGAACAGGAATTTGATCTCAAAGATTGCAGATTTTCATTTTGCTCCTACGGATAACAATAAAAATAATTTACTGCAGGAAAATGTCACTAAAGAAAAGGTGTTTGTTACAGGAAATACAGTTATAGACGCCTTATTATTTTCAGCGGAGAAGGTAACCAAAGAGAATATATATCCTGAAGAACTTGAGGCTTTCTTTACCGGGGGTCTAAAAGAAAAAAAACTAGTCCTAATTACAGGACATAGAAGAGAAAATTTTGGGAAAGGATTTATTGGAATCAGTGAGGCAATTAGAGCCCTTGCCAATTCCAATCCTAACGTATATTTTATATACCCATTGCATTTAAATCCTAATGTACAGGAAACGGTGAGAGAATATTTGTCTGATCTTGAAAATGTTAAATTAATAAAACCTTTAGGCTATCCAGAATTTATTAGTGCAATGAAAAGGAGCACACTTATTCTTACTGACTCGGGTGGAGTACAGGAAGAAGGTCCCGGTTTGGGGAAACCTATTTTGGTTATGAGGGATAATACAGAGCGGCCGGAAGCTCTTAAACATGGAACAGTGAAATTGGTAGGGACCAACAAATCAAATATTATTAATGCGGTGCAGGAATTATTGTCTAATAAGGAAATTTATGATAAAATGGCAAATGCTGTTAATCCCTATGGAGATGGAACCGCTGCGAAACAGATAGTTTCAATACTTCAGGAAAAGAAAAATTTGGTATGA
- a CDS encoding sulfate adenylyltransferase subunit 1, with the protein MIIDNNQLLRFTTAGSVDDGKSTLIGRLLYDSKSIFEDQLESVSATSAKKGHEGVDLALFTDGLRDEREQGITIDVAYRYFTTPKRKFIIADTPGHIQYTRNMVTGASTANAAVILIDARHGVIEQTKRHSFIASLLNIPHLIVCVNKMDLVDFSEDRFNEIIGEFEEFSSKLLMKDVRFIPISALLGDNVVNRSENMNWYGGGTLLNILETLHISSDINKIDARFPVQTVLRPQSEEHRDYRGYAGRVASGIYRTGDEVAVLPSGFTSKIKSMNAGEKEVDEAYAPMSIAMTLEDDIDVSRGDMIVKKNNQPEGEQEFDVMLCWLNNDPAKPRAKYTVMHTSKEQRAMIKEVVYKIDINSYNRNMEKKDLGMNDIARVKIRTTNRLMLDSYRDNRITGSIILIDENTNETVAAGMIV; encoded by the coding sequence ATGATAATTGATAACAACCAACTACTAAGATTTACAACAGCAGGAAGCGTAGACGACGGTAAAAGTACCTTAATTGGTCGCCTGCTATACGATTCTAAATCTATTTTTGAAGATCAGCTGGAGTCGGTGAGTGCGACAAGTGCAAAGAAAGGCCATGAAGGAGTGGACCTGGCGCTTTTTACCGATGGACTTCGGGATGAGCGCGAGCAGGGGATCACTATAGATGTGGCCTACAGGTATTTTACAACGCCTAAGAGAAAGTTCATTATCGCCGATACCCCAGGGCATATTCAATATACCAGAAATATGGTAACTGGTGCTTCCACTGCAAATGCTGCTGTGATCCTAATCGATGCCAGGCATGGAGTGATAGAGCAGACAAAACGACACTCTTTTATTGCATCATTGCTGAATATTCCTCATTTGATCGTATGTGTGAACAAAATGGATCTTGTTGATTTTTCTGAGGATAGATTCAATGAGATCATTGGAGAGTTTGAAGAATTTTCCTCGAAACTTTTAATGAAAGATGTGCGTTTTATTCCTATTAGCGCCCTTTTGGGAGATAATGTGGTAAACAGGTCTGAAAATATGAACTGGTATGGAGGCGGTACCCTTTTAAATATTTTGGAAACCCTTCATATTAGTAGTGATATAAATAAAATTGATGCTCGCTTTCCCGTTCAGACAGTATTGAGGCCACAAAGTGAGGAGCACAGGGATTATAGAGGTTACGCCGGCCGGGTTGCCAGTGGTATTTATAGAACGGGAGATGAAGTTGCCGTATTACCTTCAGGCTTTACCTCTAAGATCAAATCTATGAATGCCGGGGAAAAAGAAGTTGACGAAGCCTATGCTCCCATGTCAATAGCAATGACTTTGGAAGATGATATAGATGTAAGTCGGGGTGATATGATTGTAAAGAAAAATAACCAGCCGGAAGGTGAGCAGGAATTTGATGTGATGCTCTGCTGGCTAAATAATGATCCAGCCAAACCCAGGGCTAAATACACTGTTATGCATACCTCCAAAGAGCAACGTGCCATGATCAAAGAGGTGGTGTATAAGATAGATATCAATTCTTATAATCGAAATATGGAGAAAAAGGATCTTGGAATGAATGATATCGCTCGTGTAAAGATCAGGACAACTAATAGGCTGATGCTCGACTCCTATCGCGATAACCGCATTACGGGCAGTATTATTTTAATTGATGAAAATACTAATGAAACCGTTGCGGCGGGGATGATAGTTTAA
- a CDS encoding lipopolysaccharide biosynthesis protein, translating to MRNHLQKTKVGVIWSFFNQGGTQVLNLLVTFVLARLITPEEFGIIGMIAVFTGFAKIFVDLGFSNALIQKKSISKKDIDTVFTFNIISGLVLTGIFFFFSSLIADFYGEAILSKITKVYSPIFLIMAFGGVNQAMIIKAMEFKKNTIASIVSTIVSSTIAIAMAYLGFGVWSILSKILSEQIITTLLVMVLFPVRQQPKFYYSSFRALAKNGFNMAGDSVINYWSRNADNLIIGKFLGDGPLGIYSKAYAIMMLPLRNISRVIGKVMFPSFSLLQNEVEKIKSIYLKATRLIAFVTFPLMMGLAILAEPFVLVTFGENWVQMIPIIRILAAIGAIQSVFTLNGVIFNSLGKPEISLRISIIRSITNIGAFIMGLKLGGLNGLAMAYAIVTLLSVLPSFYFAGKQINVSILEMFKNLFNATGSTIIMGLSIFYIQKTIESFFSTAILRLLIPTLCGIMIYYLIGYLLGLEELKLAKKIFIQKKKPKVI from the coding sequence ATGAGAAATCATCTGCAAAAAACAAAGGTTGGGGTTATCTGGAGCTTTTTTAATCAGGGGGGTACCCAGGTATTAAACCTTTTGGTGACCTTTGTATTAGCTCGTTTAATTACGCCTGAGGAATTTGGTATTATTGGGATGATAGCCGTTTTTACGGGTTTTGCTAAAATTTTTGTCGATCTGGGCTTTAGTAATGCCCTAATACAAAAGAAATCAATATCTAAAAAAGATATTGACACAGTATTTACATTCAATATCATTTCAGGTTTAGTTCTCACGGGTATTTTTTTCTTTTTTTCCAGTCTTATAGCCGATTTCTATGGAGAAGCAATTTTAAGTAAAATAACAAAGGTCTATTCTCCTATTTTCTTGATTATGGCTTTTGGGGGTGTCAACCAGGCGATGATCATAAAAGCTATGGAGTTCAAAAAAAATACAATAGCGTCAATAGTATCTACAATAGTCAGTTCTACGATTGCGATTGCCATGGCCTACTTAGGCTTTGGAGTTTGGAGTATTTTGTCAAAAATATTATCCGAACAGATTATTACTACTTTATTAGTAATGGTATTATTTCCCGTTCGGCAACAACCCAAATTTTATTATTCATCGTTCCGTGCTTTGGCAAAAAATGGTTTTAATATGGCTGGTGATTCTGTGATCAATTACTGGAGTAGAAATGCTGATAATTTAATCATAGGGAAGTTTTTAGGAGACGGGCCTTTGGGCATATATTCAAAAGCGTATGCCATTATGATGCTTCCTCTTAGGAATATTTCCAGAGTAATAGGAAAGGTTATGTTTCCTTCATTTTCACTTCTTCAGAACGAAGTTGAAAAAATAAAGAGCATTTACCTTAAGGCCACTCGGCTCATAGCTTTTGTAACTTTTCCCTTAATGATGGGATTAGCAATATTGGCAGAACCATTTGTTTTAGTCACGTTTGGCGAAAATTGGGTTCAAATGATACCGATTATTAGAATTTTAGCAGCTATAGGGGCGATACAGTCTGTTTTTACTCTCAACGGTGTGATATTCAATTCTCTTGGAAAACCTGAAATTTCGTTGAGGATATCCATAATACGAAGCATTACAAATATAGGAGCATTCATAATGGGGCTTAAATTAGGAGGATTAAACGGTTTGGCAATGGCATATGCCATTGTAACCTTGTTGAGTGTCTTACCCAGCTTTTATTTTGCGGGCAAACAGATCAATGTATCCATATTAGAGATGTTTAAAAATCTTTTTAATGCTACTGGGAGTACTATCATCATGGGCCTGAGTATTTTTTATATTCAAAAAACTATTGAAAGTTTTTTTTCGACTGCCATTTTGAGGTTGCTAATTCCTACATTGTGCGGTATAATGATCTATTACCTTATAGGCTATTTGTTGGGCTTAGAAGAGTTGAAGTTGGCAAAAAAAATTTTTATCCAAAAAAAGAAGCCCAAAGTGATTTAA
- a CDS encoding glycosyltransferase family 2 protein, with protein MSKTVTQSIVIPSYNRGSLLKRAIESVMQQTHFDWELIIVDDGSEDGTEEVVESFLQDRRISFIKKNNTGAGDSRNVGAEAAIGEYLVFLDSDDEMKPDLLKKFADEIENDDTGIVCCGFEQWQENKLITSKMPSDLGPVFSNITGSFVAGSFMIRKECFRRVGGYDIDLASGQHTELFMRLVPFCMEHNFLSKHISEALLKIHLHTGERIRTNHRAIYQGTKGILDKHFSLLNRSKEDLFNYYNIAAYHANAIGEKKEAYSYYRKAFLMAPALKPLLKLIRTKF; from the coding sequence ATGAGTAAAACAGTAACCCAAAGTATCGTAATACCTTCATATAATAGAGGCTCTTTATTAAAAAGGGCAATTGAGAGTGTAATGCAGCAAACACATTTCGACTGGGAGCTTATAATCGTTGATGATGGTTCTGAAGATGGTACTGAGGAGGTTGTTGAGAGTTTTCTTCAGGATAGACGAATAAGCTTTATCAAAAAGAATAATACAGGAGCAGGTGATTCGAGAAATGTGGGAGCAGAAGCGGCTATAGGTGAATACCTGGTTTTTTTGGACAGTGATGATGAAATGAAGCCGGATTTACTGAAAAAGTTTGCGGATGAAATTGAGAATGATGATACTGGTATTGTTTGCTGTGGTTTTGAACAATGGCAGGAAAATAAATTAATTACATCAAAAATGCCCTCAGATTTAGGTCCTGTGTTTTCCAATATCACTGGTTCATTTGTTGCTGGAAGTTTCATGATAAGGAAAGAATGCTTTAGACGCGTTGGTGGTTATGACATAGATCTTGCTTCAGGTCAGCATACGGAGTTATTTATGAGACTTGTTCCTTTTTGTATGGAACACAATTTTCTGTCTAAACACATTTCTGAAGCTTTACTAAAAATACACCTGCATACAGGTGAAAGGATCAGAACTAACCATCGGGCTATCTATCAGGGCACTAAAGGAATTCTCGATAAGCATTTCTCTCTTCTGAATAGAAGTAAAGAGGATTTATTTAATTACTATAACATTGCGGCGTATCATGCGAACGCCATAGGGGAAAAGAAGGAGGCCTACAGCTATTATCGGAAAGCCTTTTTAATGGCTCCCGCATTAAAACCTTTACTCAAATTAATAAGAACGAAATTTTAA
- the cysC gene encoding adenylyl-sulfate kinase, translating into MNIVPHDFHICRKDRQDLKKHRSFVVWFTGLSGSGKSTLANMVEKKLFEAGIHTFSLDGDNIRKGLNSNLGFNAEDRRENLRRISEVAKLFVNSGTVVIASFISPLKADRQVVKDIIGDDDFIEIYVNTPMEVCEARDVKGLYKKARAGEIRNFTGIDAPYEAPKNPDIEINTKEEEAGKSAERIIVFLQKKLEIK; encoded by the coding sequence ATGAATATAGTTCCACATGATTTCCATATATGCCGTAAAGATCGGCAGGATTTAAAAAAACACCGATCTTTCGTTGTATGGTTCACCGGACTTTCCGGTTCGGGAAAATCGACTCTGGCCAATATGGTTGAAAAAAAACTTTTTGAAGCCGGTATTCATACCTTTTCCCTGGATGGTGATAACATCCGGAAAGGACTCAATAGTAACCTGGGGTTCAATGCGGAAGACAGGAGAGAAAACCTTAGAAGAATTTCTGAAGTTGCCAAACTTTTTGTAAACTCCGGCACTGTTGTGATCGCCTCTTTTATTTCCCCGCTAAAGGCCGACAGGCAGGTAGTAAAAGATATCATAGGGGACGATGATTTTATTGAAATCTATGTAAATACACCTATGGAAGTTTGTGAGGCCAGGGATGTAAAAGGCCTGTATAAAAAGGCGAGAGCAGGAGAGATCAGGAATTTTACAGGAATTGACGCGCCTTATGAGGCTCCTAAAAATCCTGATATTGAAATAAATACCAAAGAAGAAGAGGCCGGGAAATCGGCTGAAAGAATAATTGTATTTTTGCAAAAAAAACTCGAAATCAAATAA
- the cysD gene encoding sulfate adenylyltransferase subunit CysD, with protein MSKYYLNYLDELESEAIFILREVWAQFENPVILFSGGKDSIVVTHLAKKAFYPSKIPFPLMHVDTGHNFPETIKFRDDLIENLGAKLIVGSVQESIDKGRVAEEKGKNATRNALQITTLLDAIEENKVDCAIGGGRRDEEKARAKERFFSHRNDFGEWDPKNQRPELWNLLNGKHFEGEHFRAFPISNWTEMDVWNYIKRENISIPSLYFAHEREVVFRNNSWIPVSEYLNLEEGEKIEKKKIRFRTLGDITITGGIESDADSLEKIVEEVSAMRKTERGDRSDDKRSETAMEDRKRQGYF; from the coding sequence ATGAGTAAATATTATCTGAATTATCTGGATGAACTTGAATCGGAAGCGATTTTTATACTTCGTGAGGTTTGGGCGCAGTTCGAGAATCCTGTAATTCTGTTTTCAGGAGGTAAGGACTCTATTGTAGTCACGCACCTGGCCAAAAAGGCTTTTTATCCAAGTAAAATTCCGTTTCCTCTGATGCATGTGGATACCGGGCATAACTTTCCTGAAACGATAAAATTCAGGGATGACCTTATAGAAAACCTGGGGGCGAAATTAATTGTTGGTTCTGTCCAGGAATCTATTGATAAAGGAAGAGTCGCTGAGGAAAAAGGTAAGAATGCTACACGTAATGCACTTCAAATCACCACACTTCTTGATGCGATCGAAGAAAATAAGGTTGATTGCGCGATAGGAGGCGGACGTAGGGATGAAGAAAAAGCACGTGCGAAGGAGAGGTTCTTTTCCCACCGAAACGATTTCGGGGAATGGGATCCTAAAAATCAGCGTCCGGAACTGTGGAATTTATTGAACGGAAAACATTTCGAAGGTGAGCATTTCAGAGCATTTCCTATAAGCAACTGGACCGAAATGGATGTCTGGAACTATATAAAACGGGAAAACATCAGTATTCCTTCGCTTTATTTTGCCCATGAAAGGGAAGTTGTATTCAGGAACAATTCCTGGATCCCGGTTTCGGAATATCTGAACCTGGAAGAAGGAGAAAAAATCGAGAAAAAGAAGATCCGTTTTAGGACCCTGGGAGATATCACCATTACCGGCGGCATAGAATCGGATGCAGACAGCCTTGAAAAAATTGTTGAAGAAGTTTCTGCAATGAGAAAAACCGAACGGGGAGATCGTTCCGATGATAAAAGGAGTGAGACTGCGATGGAGGATAGGAAGCGCCAAGGATACTTCTGA